From Pseudomonas arsenicoxydans:
CCATGCTGGCGGTCAGAGACTCTTCGTCGAAGGCTTCGAAGCGAATATCCAGCACTTCGCCGATGGTGTTTTTCTGGATTGCGTTCAACTGCTCGATGTTGGGAGTAGTACGCCACAGACTCATCGTTGCTTTCCTTTATTGGATTTTGTTCGTGGCTCAATCCTGCCACAGCACCGCCTCGCTGCGCTCGCTCCATTCTTCGAAGCGCGCGCCGTAAGCCGCCTCGATCACGTTGCGCTTGATCTTCAGCGTCGGCGTCAGAAAGCCGTTTTCCACCGCCCAACTGTCCTTGACCACCACCAACCGGCGCAGGCGTTCGTGCTTGTCGAGCACACCGTTGACCTCCTCCAGCAGTTTTTCCAGGCTTGAATGCAGCCCCGCCCGCGCCGTTCCACTGGCATCCTGCTGGCCGACCGCCGACAGCACGCACAGCCCCAGCGGCGCACTCAAGCCGTCGCCAACCACGCACACCTGTTCGATTCGCGAATGCACCGCCAGACGGTTTTCGATCGGCGCCGGGGCAACGTATTTGCCTTTGCTGGTCTTGAAGATTTCCTTCAGCCGCCCGGTCAGTCGCAGGTTGCCCTCGGCATCTTGCTCGCCCTTATCGCCGGTGCGCAGGAAGCCATCCTCGGTGATGGTTTCAGCGGTTTTCTCGGGTTCCTTGAAATAGCCGAGCATGGTCGCGCCACTGCGCACCATAACCTCGCCGGATTCGGCGATCCGCACTTCGACCTCCGGGCAGGGCTTACCGATCCAGCCGGGTTTGTTCTCGCCAGGGCGGCAGATATGGGAGTAACCGCAGCTCTCGGTCATGCCGTAGACCTCCAGCACATCCAGCCCCAGTTTGCGGTACCACAGCAACAAGGTCTGCGGCACGGGCGCGGCGCCGGACAAGGCGACGCGCAACGCATCCAGCCCCAACCCGGCAAGCACTTTGTGCCCTACCCGCTTGCCGATGAAGGGCAGGCCGAGCAGGAAGTCGAGGCGTTTCGCCGGGATCTTGCTGTACACGCCCATCTGGAACTTGGTCCAGATGCGCGGCACACCGAACAACGCGGTCGGGCGGGCGCGCTGCAAGTCGGTAAGGAAGGTGTCGAGGCTTTCGGCAAAAAACACGGTTTGGCCGGTGTAGATCGACGCCAGTTCGACGAACATGCGCTCCGCGACGTGGCACAGTGGCAGGTAGGACAACAAACGGTCCGATTCATTGAGGCCAAACAACTGGGTGCCATGCGTGGTGGCGAATCCCAGATTGCCGAAACTGTGCATCACGCCCTTGGGCAACCCGGTGGTGCCTGAGGTGTAGATGATGGTTGCCAACTGATCGGCCGACGGTTTGGGGTCGTCCTGGATCGGCGAGCTTTTTTGCAGATCGTCCCAACTGAAATCGAAGCGCCCGGGCGGGTGCAACGGCAGGCTGATCGTCGGCAGATCAGGGCTGACACCGCGGGACATGCTCGGCCAATCATCGAGCTTGCCGATGAACGCCAGCGCCGCTTCGGAGTGTTCGAGCACTTGCGCCACGGACTCGGCGGTGAGGTTGGGGTACAGCGGTACCGAAACGTGGCCGGCCATCCAGATCGCCAGGTCGGCGATGATCCAGTGGGCACAGTTTTTCGAGATCAGGGCGATGTGGCTGCCTTGTGGCAGTTCACGGGCTCGCAGCCAGTGCGCAGCACAGCGGGCCTGATGGCCGACGTCAGCCCAGGTCAGGGTTTCGACGTGTCCGCCGCCCGTGGGTTGGACCAGAAAACGCTGGCGGGGATGACGGGCTTCACGCTCGTAAAAGACGTCCAGCGGCAAACGAACAGCAGCAGGCATGCGACTCGCTCCTTTTTTTTGGTCTGGAGCAAGCGTAGTCAACCAAGCGGTTGCTTGGTTGACTATTTATTGCAAAAACAAGATCGAAAGATCGCAGCCTCGTTGCACTCGACAGCTCCTACACGGTTTTGTGTTCCTTGTAGGAGCTGTCGAGTGCAACGAGGCTGCGATCTTTTTGCCTTTAAGGGTGCTTGATGC
This genomic window contains:
- a CDS encoding AMP-binding protein; amino-acid sequence: MPAAVRLPLDVFYEREARHPRQRFLVQPTGGGHVETLTWADVGHQARCAAHWLRARELPQGSHIALISKNCAHWIIADLAIWMAGHVSVPLYPNLTAESVAQVLEHSEAALAFIGKLDDWPSMSRGVSPDLPTISLPLHPPGRFDFSWDDLQKSSPIQDDPKPSADQLATIIYTSGTTGLPKGVMHSFGNLGFATTHGTQLFGLNESDRLLSYLPLCHVAERMFVELASIYTGQTVFFAESLDTFLTDLQRARPTALFGVPRIWTKFQMGVYSKIPAKRLDFLLGLPFIGKRVGHKVLAGLGLDALRVALSGAAPVPQTLLLWYRKLGLDVLEVYGMTESCGYSHICRPGENKPGWIGKPCPEVEVRIAESGEVMVRSGATMLGYFKEPEKTAETITEDGFLRTGDKGEQDAEGNLRLTGRLKEIFKTSKGKYVAPAPIENRLAVHSRIEQVCVVGDGLSAPLGLCVLSAVGQQDASGTARAGLHSSLEKLLEEVNGVLDKHERLRRLVVVKDSWAVENGFLTPTLKIKRNVIEAAYGARFEEWSERSEAVLWQD